A genome region from Lucilia cuprina isolate Lc7/37 chromosome 3, ASM2204524v1, whole genome shotgun sequence includes the following:
- the LOC111688357 gene encoding myb/SANT-like DNA-binding domain-containing protein 3 has translation MKQKEKRTRCQNFSLQEEDILISLVEQYKDIVESKKIDGKTSKEKHATWEQIQNTFCTHTGTFRTAKMLREKYENMKKKAKLLMATQNYEDMETSSCSCSQLRSTTIQRLIGVLAEATATVDNSFEEITGENIKKEEAWTEGDMEAEVLNITPDVQILTHENWKPPTKKSKKSLRLTKTKKRKIQNYEKITLRAAKAKLKFFKNEEIRATQRHVWERKLHEKRLKWEAELCEKKLELLNVQIEKEKCDMNR, from the exons ATGAAACAGAAAGAGAAACGTACGCG TTGTCAAAACTTTTCCCTACAAGAAGAAGACATTCTCATCTCTTTGGTGGAACAATATAAAGATATAGTGGAATCGAAGAAAATCGATGGTAAAACATCGAAAGAAAAACATGCGACATGGGAACAGATACAAAATACATTCTGTACACATACAGGTACGTTTAGGACAGCGAAAATGTTAAGGGAAAAGTATGAAAACATGAAAAAGAAAGCCAAATTGTTAATGGCCACACAAAACTACGAAGATATGGAAACATCATCTTGCAGTTGTTCCCAATTACGTAGCACAACAATACAACGTTTGATAGGTGTATTAGCAGAAGCAACAGCAACCGTAGACAATAGTTTTGAGGAGATCACgggggaaaatataaaaaaagaagaagcctGGACGGAAGGAGATATGGAAGCTGAAGTTTTAAACATTACACCAGATGTACAAATACTAACACATGAAAATTGGAAGCCACCAACAAAGAAATCCAAAAAATCCTTAAGATTAACTAAAACCAAGAAgcgtaaaatacaaaattatgaaaagaTCACCTTAAGAGCGGCTAAGGCGAaattgaaattctttaaaaatgaaGAAATTCGAGCGACACAACGTCACGTCTGGGAAAGGAAATTGCATGAGAAACGTTTGAAGTGGGAGGCGGAATTGTGTGAGAAAAAGCTGGAGCTATTAAATGTGCAAATAGAAAAGGAGAAATGTGACATGAATAGGTAG